A region from the Peromyscus leucopus breed LL Stock chromosome 9, UCI_PerLeu_2.1, whole genome shotgun sequence genome encodes:
- the Znf219 gene encoding zinc finger protein 219 isoform X1 yields the protein MEGSRPRVLVGHLEPPPPAFDGELDLQHYSNGPGVSAGSPGMGAVGWTETRAGERRFPCPVCGKRFRFNSILALHLRAHPGAQAFQCPHCGHRAAQRALLRSHLRTHQPERPRSPAARLLLELEERALLREARLGRARSSGAMQATPAQAEGLARPQVPSSSAFPCPFCKGKFRTSAERERHLHILHRPWKCSLCSFGSSQEEELLHHSLTAHGAPERPLAATSTPEPQPPPQPEPRSALEPETEPEPRPEPEREANPAPTPAPLEEPPAPPEFRCQVCGQSFTQSWFLKGHMRKHKASFDHACPVCGRCFKEPWFLKNHMKVHTSKLGPLRAPGPGSAPARAPQPPDLSLLAYEPLGPALLLAPAPTPAERREPPSLLGYLSVRAGEVRPNGEGADPGAGRNYGGFRPLPSALPNRARRHRTEEPEEEEEVVEAEEESWARGRSLGTLTNLHPHPGEGSGQSAPAVGAQARSTATQEENGLLVGGTRNEAGRGATGKDCPFCGKSFRSAHHLKVHLRVHTGERPYKCPHCDYAGTQSGSLKYHLQRHHREQRSSAGPGPPPEPPPPSPRGAASLQQQQQQQSGAKPTQASATWVEGAASTRPPSSTGPGSRRKPASPGRTLRNGRGGEAEPLDLSLRAGPGGEAGSGGALHRCLFCPFATGAPELMALHLQVHHSRRARGRRQPRADTSPPYVRAASGETPPSPPLEEEGSPGLSRSGEAGLGGQER from the exons ATGGAG GGCTCACGTCCCCGCGTCTTGGTCGGCCACCTAGAGCCTCCCCCACCCGCCTTCGACGGCGAGCTGGATCTGCAGCACTACTCCAACGGACCGGGTGTGAGCGCCGGCTCTCCTGGGATGGGAGCAGTGGGCTGGACTGAGACTCGTGCAGGCGAACGGCGCTTCCCCTGTCCCGTGTGCGGAAAGCGCTTCCGATTCAATTCCATCCTGGCTTTGCACCTGCGAGCCCACCCGGGCGCCCAAGCCTTCCAGTGTCCCCACTGTGGCCACCGCGCCGCGCAGCGGGCTCTGCTGCGCTCACATCTCCGAACGCACCAGCCCGAGCGTCCACGAAGCCCTGCCGCACGGCTGTTGCTGGAGTTGGAGGAACGCGCCCTACTACGTGAAGCCCGACTGGGGAGAGCCAGAAGCTCGGGGGCCATGCAGGCTACCCCTGCCCAGGCAGAGGGCCTGGCGCGCCCTCAGGTTCCTTCCTCGTCTGCCTTCCCTTGCCCTTTCTGCAAAGGCAAGTTTCGCACCTCGGCGGAGCGGGAACGCCACCTGCATATCCTGCACAGGCCCTGGAAGTGCAGCTTGTGCAGTTTTGGCTCCAGCCAGGAGGAGGAGTTGCTGCACCACAGTCTGACGGCCCACGGGGCTCCCGAGCGCCCCCTGGCGGCGACTTCTACGCCCGAACCCCAGCCTCCACCTCAGCCAGAACCCAGATCTGCCCTTGAGCCTGAGACTGAACCTGAACCTAGGCCAGAGCCCGAACGTGAGGCGAACCCGGCCCCGACTCCTGCCCCTCTGGAGGAACCCCCTGCGCCACCTGAGTTCCGGTGCCAGGTGTGCGGCCAGAGCTTTACGCAGTCCTGGTTTCTCAAGGGTCACATGCGCAAGCACAAGGCCTCCTTTGATCATGCGTGCCCCGTGTGTGGCCGCTGCTTCAAGGAGCCCTGGTTCCTTAAGAACCACATGAAGGTGCACACCAGCAAGCTGGGTCCTTTGCGTGCCCCGGGGCCTGGCTCCGCGCCTGCCAGggcccctcagcctcctgacctgAGCCTCCTGGCTTATGAGCCACTGGGCCCTGCGCTCCTCCTGGCCCCAGCACCCACCCCGGCTGAGCGCCGAGAGCCCCCGAGCCTCTTAGGCTACCTGAGTGTACGAGCTGGGGAGGTACGGCCCAATGGTGAGGGTGCCGACCCTGGAGCTGGCCGAAACTATGGAGGATTCCGCCCGCTGCCTTCAGCTCTTCCCAATCGGGCTCGGCGACACCGCACCGAGGaaccagaggaggaagaagaggtggtgGAGGCGGAAGAGGAGAGCTGGGCCCGGGGCAGGTCGCTGGGCACTCTGACTAACCTGCACCCCCACCCAGGTGAGGGGTCAGGACAGTCTGCACCTGCCGTGGGGGCCCAGGCAAGATCTACGGCCACCCAAG AAGAAAATGGGCTGCTGGTTGGAGGGACCCGAAACGAAGCGGGCCGTGGGGCCACTGGCAAGGATTGCCCGTTCTGTGGAAAATCTTTCCGCTCTGCGCATCACCTGAAAGTGCATCTCCGCGTGCACACAG GTGAGCGTCCCTACAAGTGTCCACACTGCGACTATGCAGGTACCCAGTCGGGCTCGCTCAAGTACCACCTTCAGCGTCACCACCGAGAGCAGAGGAGCAGTGCAGGTCCGGGGCCGCCTCCAGAACCCCCGCCCCCTTCCCCGCGGGGCGCAGCCtcactgcagcagcagcagcagcagcagtcggGAGCCAAGCCAACTCAGGCCTCTGCCACCTGGGTGGAGGGCGCTGCAAGTACCCGGCCTCCGAGCAGCACCGGACCAGGGTCCCGTAGGAAGCCTGCCAGCCCTGGGAGGACCCTGCGCAACGGGAGAGGTGGTGAGGCTGAACCCCTGGACCTGTCCCTCCGGGCAGGCCCGGGAGGTGAGGCCGGGTCAGGGGGTGCCCTTCACCGCTGCCTCTTCTGCCCCTTTGCCACCGGAGCCCCTGAGCTCATGGCCTTGCATCTGCAAGTACATCACAGCCGGAGGGCTCGGGGCCGCCGGCAGCCCCGAGCTGACACGTCTCCGCCCTATGTCCGAGCAGCGTCGGGAGAGACGCCTCCCAGCCCTCCCCTAGAAGAGGAGGGCAGTCCCGGGCTGTCTAGATCTGGAGAGGCAGGTCTTGGGGGGCAAGAACGGTAG
- the LOC114682278 gene encoding translation initiation factor IF-2-like, translating into MQDRRYKLEIFPKQQANYFYMLGELRQRHPQAAAPGLTAPTKPRARPRPAPRPSPPCRAPRLPHLAPPRAFPPPPPPPTLTPGPAAPTPPPGAAGEVCRGRAAPLPAPPLHLLRARPLREGREGGGGGRGGERLLTSPGGRRRGRAGGRRRAGGAGVSVTWAGGDAPGPGPPAPARPPPLPGPPPPARPALCTAGGGPAISMRGAARRAARSGSGAGGTPGAARGGRQGCGPWVGWGEPGASREEEEEGRGWGAQTVPRGDWRRL; encoded by the exons ATGCAGGACCGGCGTTACAAATTAGAAATATTTCCAAAGCAACAGGCCAATTACTTTTACATGCTAGGAGAGCTGAGGCAAAGG cacccccAGGCCGCGGCGCCCGGCCTCACCGCCCCTACAAAGCCGCGCGCGCGCCCCCGCCCCGCGCCGCGGCCCTCCCCTCCGTGCCGGGCTCCCCGGCTCCCCCACCTGGCCCCTCCCCGGGCCtttccccccccaccaccacccccaactctCACGCCCGGCCCCgccgcccccaccccgccccccggAGCTGCGGGCGAAGTTTGCCGGGGCCGCGCGgcgcccctccccgccccgcccctgcaCCTGCTCCGCGCGCGCCCCCTCCGGGAGGGGCGGGagggcggcggcggggggcgcgggggggAGCGGCTACTCACGAGCCCCGGCGGGCGgcggcgcgggcgggcgggcgggcggcggcgggccGGCGGCGCGGGCGTCAGCGTTACGTGGGCCGGGGGAGATGCGCCGGGCCCCGGCCCCCCCGCCCCGGCCCggcccccgcccctccccggcCCTCCGCCCCCGGCCCGGCCCGCATTGTGTACGGCGGGAGGCGGCCCGGCCATTAGCATGCGGGGGGCGGCGCGGCGGGCTGCGCGCTCGGGCTCCGGGGCCGGGGGGACCCCCGGAGCGGCAAGAGGCGGCCGCCAGGGGTGCGGGccttgggtggggtggggggaaccgGGGGCGTCgcgcgaggaggaggaggaggggcgggggtggggcgcGCAGACCGTTCCTCGAGGAGACTGGAGGAGATTGTGA
- the Znf219 gene encoding zinc finger protein 219 isoform X2: MGAVGWTETRAGERRFPCPVCGKRFRFNSILALHLRAHPGAQAFQCPHCGHRAAQRALLRSHLRTHQPERPRSPAARLLLELEERALLREARLGRARSSGAMQATPAQAEGLARPQVPSSSAFPCPFCKGKFRTSAERERHLHILHRPWKCSLCSFGSSQEEELLHHSLTAHGAPERPLAATSTPEPQPPPQPEPRSALEPETEPEPRPEPEREANPAPTPAPLEEPPAPPEFRCQVCGQSFTQSWFLKGHMRKHKASFDHACPVCGRCFKEPWFLKNHMKVHTSKLGPLRAPGPGSAPARAPQPPDLSLLAYEPLGPALLLAPAPTPAERREPPSLLGYLSVRAGEVRPNGEGADPGAGRNYGGFRPLPSALPNRARRHRTEEPEEEEEVVEAEEESWARGRSLGTLTNLHPHPGEGSGQSAPAVGAQARSTATQEENGLLVGGTRNEAGRGATGKDCPFCGKSFRSAHHLKVHLRVHTGERPYKCPHCDYAGTQSGSLKYHLQRHHREQRSSAGPGPPPEPPPPSPRGAASLQQQQQQQSGAKPTQASATWVEGAASTRPPSSTGPGSRRKPASPGRTLRNGRGGEAEPLDLSLRAGPGGEAGSGGALHRCLFCPFATGAPELMALHLQVHHSRRARGRRQPRADTSPPYVRAASGETPPSPPLEEEGSPGLSRSGEAGLGGQER; this comes from the exons ATGGGAGCAGTGGGCTGGACTGAGACTCGTGCAGGCGAACGGCGCTTCCCCTGTCCCGTGTGCGGAAAGCGCTTCCGATTCAATTCCATCCTGGCTTTGCACCTGCGAGCCCACCCGGGCGCCCAAGCCTTCCAGTGTCCCCACTGTGGCCACCGCGCCGCGCAGCGGGCTCTGCTGCGCTCACATCTCCGAACGCACCAGCCCGAGCGTCCACGAAGCCCTGCCGCACGGCTGTTGCTGGAGTTGGAGGAACGCGCCCTACTACGTGAAGCCCGACTGGGGAGAGCCAGAAGCTCGGGGGCCATGCAGGCTACCCCTGCCCAGGCAGAGGGCCTGGCGCGCCCTCAGGTTCCTTCCTCGTCTGCCTTCCCTTGCCCTTTCTGCAAAGGCAAGTTTCGCACCTCGGCGGAGCGGGAACGCCACCTGCATATCCTGCACAGGCCCTGGAAGTGCAGCTTGTGCAGTTTTGGCTCCAGCCAGGAGGAGGAGTTGCTGCACCACAGTCTGACGGCCCACGGGGCTCCCGAGCGCCCCCTGGCGGCGACTTCTACGCCCGAACCCCAGCCTCCACCTCAGCCAGAACCCAGATCTGCCCTTGAGCCTGAGACTGAACCTGAACCTAGGCCAGAGCCCGAACGTGAGGCGAACCCGGCCCCGACTCCTGCCCCTCTGGAGGAACCCCCTGCGCCACCTGAGTTCCGGTGCCAGGTGTGCGGCCAGAGCTTTACGCAGTCCTGGTTTCTCAAGGGTCACATGCGCAAGCACAAGGCCTCCTTTGATCATGCGTGCCCCGTGTGTGGCCGCTGCTTCAAGGAGCCCTGGTTCCTTAAGAACCACATGAAGGTGCACACCAGCAAGCTGGGTCCTTTGCGTGCCCCGGGGCCTGGCTCCGCGCCTGCCAGggcccctcagcctcctgacctgAGCCTCCTGGCTTATGAGCCACTGGGCCCTGCGCTCCTCCTGGCCCCAGCACCCACCCCGGCTGAGCGCCGAGAGCCCCCGAGCCTCTTAGGCTACCTGAGTGTACGAGCTGGGGAGGTACGGCCCAATGGTGAGGGTGCCGACCCTGGAGCTGGCCGAAACTATGGAGGATTCCGCCCGCTGCCTTCAGCTCTTCCCAATCGGGCTCGGCGACACCGCACCGAGGaaccagaggaggaagaagaggtggtgGAGGCGGAAGAGGAGAGCTGGGCCCGGGGCAGGTCGCTGGGCACTCTGACTAACCTGCACCCCCACCCAGGTGAGGGGTCAGGACAGTCTGCACCTGCCGTGGGGGCCCAGGCAAGATCTACGGCCACCCAAG AAGAAAATGGGCTGCTGGTTGGAGGGACCCGAAACGAAGCGGGCCGTGGGGCCACTGGCAAGGATTGCCCGTTCTGTGGAAAATCTTTCCGCTCTGCGCATCACCTGAAAGTGCATCTCCGCGTGCACACAG GTGAGCGTCCCTACAAGTGTCCACACTGCGACTATGCAGGTACCCAGTCGGGCTCGCTCAAGTACCACCTTCAGCGTCACCACCGAGAGCAGAGGAGCAGTGCAGGTCCGGGGCCGCCTCCAGAACCCCCGCCCCCTTCCCCGCGGGGCGCAGCCtcactgcagcagcagcagcagcagcagtcggGAGCCAAGCCAACTCAGGCCTCTGCCACCTGGGTGGAGGGCGCTGCAAGTACCCGGCCTCCGAGCAGCACCGGACCAGGGTCCCGTAGGAAGCCTGCCAGCCCTGGGAGGACCCTGCGCAACGGGAGAGGTGGTGAGGCTGAACCCCTGGACCTGTCCCTCCGGGCAGGCCCGGGAGGTGAGGCCGGGTCAGGGGGTGCCCTTCACCGCTGCCTCTTCTGCCCCTTTGCCACCGGAGCCCCTGAGCTCATGGCCTTGCATCTGCAAGTACATCACAGCCGGAGGGCTCGGGGCCGCCGGCAGCCCCGAGCTGACACGTCTCCGCCCTATGTCCGAGCAGCGTCGGGAGAGACGCCTCCCAGCCCTCCCCTAGAAGAGGAGGGCAGTCCCGGGCTGTCTAGATCTGGAGAGGCAGGTCTTGGGGGGCAAGAACGGTAG
- the Tmem253 gene encoding transmembrane protein 253 isoform X2 yields the protein MDPTADLPRQERPDLRLEKLQHWARRRQSGHLLVVAVSQLWLAVAMVPFTVSVACLNSACHMATALPLWPGASGLLTGIITLELRREPCIWKLTGLLVLELSAEAFTLGGVLVSTYALFLLSQRKPGCFTKSSLHYQELQEGFSELEEVSGLENGPVVASTGNRTDEGR from the exons ATGGATCCTACCGCTGATCTGCCGAGGCAGGAGAGACCCGACCTTCGTCTGGAAAAGCTACAGCACTGGGCGAGACGGAGGCAAAGTGGACACCTATTGGTGGTGGCG GTGAGCCAGTTATGGCTGGCAGTAGCCATGGTGCCCTTCACAGTCTCGGTGGCATGCCTGAACTCTGCCTGTCACATGGCCACGGCACTACCACTCTGGCCTGGAGCCTCG GGTCTCCTCACTGGGATTATCACCCTGGAGCTTCGAAGAGAGCCTTGCATCTGGAAG TTGACAGGGTTGCTGGTACTGGAGCTCAGCGCGGAGGCCTTCACCCTAGGAGGAGTGCTGGTCTCAACGTACGCCCTATTCCTGCTGAGCCAGAGGAAGCCAGGATGCTTCACGAAGTCAAGTCTGCACTACCAGGAGTTACAGGAG ggtttctctgagttgGAGGAGGTTTCTGGTTTGGAGAATGGTCCCGTGGTGGCTAGCACAGGAAACAGAACAGATGA AGGAAGATAA
- the Tmem253 gene encoding transmembrane protein 253 isoform X1: MDPTADLPRQERPDLRLEKLQHWARRRQSGHLLVVAVSQLWLAVAMVPFTVSVACLNSACHMATALPLWPGASGLLTGIITLELRREPCIWKVRAMMISNLFNLILGFIVVVMELMKTALGPASTAPSQLTGLLVLELSAEAFTLGGVLVSTYALFLLSQRKPGCFTKSSLHYQELQEGFSELEEVSGLENGPVVASTGNRTDEGR; encoded by the exons ATGGATCCTACCGCTGATCTGCCGAGGCAGGAGAGACCCGACCTTCGTCTGGAAAAGCTACAGCACTGGGCGAGACGGAGGCAAAGTGGACACCTATTGGTGGTGGCG GTGAGCCAGTTATGGCTGGCAGTAGCCATGGTGCCCTTCACAGTCTCGGTGGCATGCCTGAACTCTGCCTGTCACATGGCCACGGCACTACCACTCTGGCCTGGAGCCTCG GGTCTCCTCACTGGGATTATCACCCTGGAGCTTCGAAGAGAGCCTTGCATCTGGAAG GTGCGGGCCATGATGATATCCAACCTCTTCAACCTGATCTTGGGCTTCATCGTGGTGGTGATGGAGCTGATGAAGACAGCCTTGGGGCCTGCCTCTACTGCCCCCTCCCAG TTGACAGGGTTGCTGGTACTGGAGCTCAGCGCGGAGGCCTTCACCCTAGGAGGAGTGCTGGTCTCAACGTACGCCCTATTCCTGCTGAGCCAGAGGAAGCCAGGATGCTTCACGAAGTCAAGTCTGCACTACCAGGAGTTACAGGAG ggtttctctgagttgGAGGAGGTTTCTGGTTTGGAGAATGGTCCCGTGGTGGCTAGCACAGGAAACAGAACAGATGA AGGAAGATAA